The Rufibacter sp. DG15C region ACCTGGCTACAACTGCCAAAGACATTAAGAGTAGCAGTATCCCTTCAAAGATGAGAGAAGGCCTCCTAATTTCGTTTTTCAACAACAGGGTAGTGCGCAGAGCCAGACTAAGTAATACCACCAGAAAAAACGCATGGTACGCATAGTGCAGGATGATTTGCACTCCGGTGCTTTGGTGCTTAAACCCCACATCATAGAGAAACACCAGCAAAGCAAAGCTGCTCAGGTACAGCAAAAAAGCATCAATAGCCGATGCCAACCAGGGTAGTTGGTTTAACGTGAGGATGAGCGACTTCTTAGCTTTCTTTCTGGGTTCCATTCAGGATGTTTGTAAACCAGACCCGTTTACAAAGGGCTATACTGACCAAATGCCAATAGGTTTATCACTAGATAATGGAACATTTTCTGTGGGGCATAGTAAGAAAGCCCATACGTTACCAAATCTGAGAAACCACCATGGATACCTATAACCTGAAACCTGAGAACATGCGCGCGCCAGAGCACTTAAATGAAGCAGAGGCCAGAAAGAGTTTAGAGGAGTTAGACGCCAAGATAAAAGTGTTGCAAGGCCGGGCGCATGCCACCGCCGCAGACTCCCACCATACGTACCATGAGCACATTGCGGCGCTGGAGGCTAAACGCGCGCTCATTGCGCAAAAACTGGAAAACAGCACTACTGCCACAGACAGCACGTGGCAAGAAATCAAGAACAGCCTGGAAGACCTAAGCGATAGCATCAAGAAACTGTTCTAGAAATCGCTTAGCTTGTAAGCCGATTTTGGCCTGTTTCCCAGGAAACAGGCCAAAATCGACTCTACTCTTGGGCGTACACCTCAGAGATAATCTCAAGGATTTCAGTGGTGAGGGGCTTTGAAAAGAAGTCCCGGACCTCAGACAGGCTACGGGCGTAGGTGATGTCCTTCTTATCAACCGCCGAGGAAAGTACAAACAGGTTAGATTTTTCTGTGAGTTCTTTGGGCAGTTTGCGGTATTCCTCAATAAATTCCCAACCGTCCATCCCGGGCATGTTAATGTCTAGGAAGATAATTTCAGGGAAATTCTCTGGTGCTTCTTCTACTATCTTTGATAGAGCTTTCAGGGCTTCTTCAGCCCATAAGAAACTATACACTTCCTCTGCAAACTGATGGTTTCTGATCACACTTTCACACAGAAAGTTGTGGATCTCATCATCATCTATTAGAAAAACCCGACGGTATTTGTTCATTTCTAGGGTATGCTTGAAAGTAAACTTTAAAAGTTGAGCCCTGGTCTACCTTGCTTTCAACATCTATCCAGCCGCCTATGGACTCTATCTGGGTTTTGGTCATGTGCAGTCCCAAGCCCTTGCCCTCTATGTGCGGATGGAAGCGCCTGTACAAGCCAAAGATTTTATGCTGCTGCCTGGTCAGGTCAATACCCAGACCATTGTCTTGCAGCATTAAGCATAAATATCCATCTGAAAGTACAGTTTTAATATTAATATTCAAATTCCGATCCAAGCTTCTGTACTTAATGGCATTGAGAATCAGGTTCAATAGAATACTGTGCACATAGCCTTTCACGCCATATGCTACTTTCCCTTGGGAGAAGTCAGAATCAAAGCTTGCGTTGCCCACTGCCAACTGGCTGGCCAGGCTATCCCTTACATCTAACAGAACCTGCCGCAAATCCACAGGCTCTAGTACCTTGTCTGTCTGGCTTCTGATGGTTAAGATTTCGTTGAGGTCCTTGATGGTGGTATCCAGCTTTTTGGTAGTCCGCTCCAGTTTATTGATAAGCACTGGGTTGATGGGATCCTGCAGATCCTCCCTGTTATAGAGACTGGTGAGGCCTACAATGTTGGCCACCGGGGCCCTCAAATTATGCGAGACAATGTAGGCAAATTGCTGTAAGTGCTCGTTTTGGCGCACGGTTTCTTCAATAAGGCTGGTGCGCTCTGCCTCTGCCTGTTTGCGCGCGCTTATGTTTTTAACCGAGGTAAAGCAGTAACTGTCTCCCTCAAATAGAAAATGGTTGATATGAATCTCCACGGGGAAGTGCTTCCCAGCCTTGTCTTTGAAAACGGTTTCATGAACCTGGGATTGGTCACCCTTCTGGCTTTTCCAGACTTCTTCCTTGAACTGAACATCAACCTCCAGAATTGATAAGGTCAGTAATTCATCTTTGGTATACCCTAACAGGTGGCAGGCTGCAGTGTTGGCGCGCATGATGCTACCGTCTGACTTGGTCCACAAAAAGGCCTCGGCGGCGCGTTCTACAGAGAAATCAGAGAATTGCAGCTTGTGCTCAGCAGTTTTCCTCTTGGTGATGTCAATCACACTGCCATCCATCCGGACCAATTTTCCTGCTTGGTCTAAAGTGGCTACGCACTGGATTAATTGCCACCTAATGCCCTTGTGGGTGGTCCTTCCTCTTACCTCTAATTGAAATTGTTTCTGGCCTGATTCTATAAGTGGCTGGACACCTTCAATAATGTGCCGGTCATGGGGATGGATGATTTTAAACCACAGGTGTTTATCCGCATAAAACTGCTGCGGTGTGTACCCCAGGTTTTCCTCACATTGCGGACTAATGTAGGTTATCTCCAGGTTTTCATTCATGGAGAAGACAATCTCCTCAATGTTTTTAAGGATGGACTGCGCCAGGGACTCGGCGGCCTGCAACTGCTTTTCTGCTGCCTTACGGGCGCTAATGTCATAGATAACCACCAGGCGCCTGCCTTTTCCTTCATGCTCTGGCAACGTGTGGGACGCAATCTCTACATTGAGTAGGCGGCCGTCTTTGGTAATATGAACCCAATCACCCGCTTTGTTGAAGGCGCTTCGGCCTTGGGACAATACATTATCTAGAATTGGAACATGCTCTTTGGGCCTAATGTCCCGGATGGTCATTTGAAGAAACTCTTGCTCAGAATAGCCATACAGGTCAATGGCCGCATGATTGACCATTAAGAAGCGATATGTTTCTGTGTCAAAGACCCACATTGGCAGTGGGTTATTGTCAAATAGTAAGCGGTATGGGTGCTCTGGCGTCAAAATGAAGGTACTTTGTCTTCTCCTAAAAAGGAGAGCATTGGGGGGATATATTTGGGTCAGCTTTCTCTCCTGTTGCTACCTTTAAATAGCAACGCCTCTCATTCAAACCCAAGATATAAAAAGAAAACCTCAACCCCTTTACAGAGATTGAGGTTTTCACGAAATATAATCCGTATTAATGCGCGGCTGGTTCTCTAAAACCAACCCATGTAAAGCGCTTGATCACAAATTCTGGGTTGGTGAAGGAAGCGTTACCGGCTGGGTTGCCACCAGTTACGTGAAAATCTGAGAAGCTGGCGTTCTGGTTCACATAGATACCACCCGTCAAATTAAAGCTGACCGGAGTTCCAGCCAAGCCCATTAGGTCCATGATTTCTTCTTTTACCTCTGGATTGGTGGTATAGGCACCACAAGAGATAGCTCCGTGTTGCATGGCCATTTCCTGTGCCAGATGGATGGATTCCTGGGTATCTTTAGTCTTGATGATAACCGCAATTGGGCCGAACAGCTCTTGACTGTACAGCTCCTTCTCTGACGCTTCAACTTCATAAATCACAGGTGAGCAAATGCGCGCTTTGGCAAAAGCAGGATTGGCTACCTCACAGGTAGTTAAAACGCTGCGGCCATGTCCGTTCTCCAAGTCTTTCACGCGTTGTTGCGTCAACTGGTTCTGGATGGCGCCCAGTACATGAGGGCCTGCTTTGGGGTTGTTCACCAAGCCTTTCACCGCCTCTGCCAACTTATTGACAACCTCTTCATAAGACACTTGCTCGCCGGCTACTGTGATGCCATTGGCAGGGATAAAGAAGTTTTGAGGAGCCGTACACATTTGACCAGAATACAATGTCAAAGAGAAGGCCAGGTTCTGCACTACTTTATCTAAATCCTCTACTGAATCAAGGATGATGGAATTTACCCCTGCTTTTTCAGTGAAGACTGTCTTGCCCTTCAAATCCTCTAGGTAATTCCCGAAAGTGGTACCGCCCGTATAGTCAATCAGTTTAATGGCAGGATGTTCTGCCAATTCTTTGGTGATGAGACGATCATCTGGGTCTACGGCCAGTTGGCAGATGTTCGGGTCTAGGCCGTATTCAGCCAAGACTTTCTGTAATTCGGCAATGACAATGGCAATTGGCAAAACGCCTTTAGGGTGCGGCTTTACAATAACTGGATTGCCCGTCACTAAACTAGCATACATACCTGGCACGGTATTCCAAGTAGGAAACGTAGAACAGCCTACTACCAAACCAAGTCCTTTTGGCACGGCCTTCCAGCTTTTATTCAGCTTTAAGTTAAACTTACCCATTGGCTTCTCCCACACCTGATGCTCTGGGAACCGAGTCTGCTCCTCATAGCCAGCGGCAATGGCCTCTAAAGCTCTGTCTGCGGCATGCGGTCCTGAAGCTTGGAAAGACATCATAAACGCCTGGCCGGTGGTGTGCATGGTTGCGTGCGCAATTTCAAAGAAGCGGCCTTTCATTCTTTCCAAACTCTCTATAAGGATAGAAGCACGTTCCAGTGGGGACAGCTTTCGCCAAATATGAAACGCCTCTTGGCCACGGGAAATCAATGTTTCCACTGAGAAGGTTGGATAGGTAATACCCAGGTTCTCTTGCTCATACGGTGATTCTTCCTGACCCGCCCAACCCTGCGCATCTGCCTGCTGTAACTCTTCAAACGGTTTGCCTAAGTGGCTCTGGAATTTCTCAAGCCCGGCCTGGTCAGCGCCCTCTCCATAAACAGCCGGTGATGGGTGCTCTGGGTACTGCGAAAAAAAAGTTCGTTCATGTAAGGCTTGGATGGCACGTTCTAAAACTTGGCGGTGTTGCTCCGTCAAGCCCCCTAACTCTTTGATGTCCTGTGAAATTGGCTCTTTCATGTCTTATTTATATGGTATCTTTGCAAGCTTTATATTGAAACTTAAATTTAATTGTAAAGTATGTAAGTACCTATTTCAATTTGTGTATTTTACATACAGAAGCTATCCCTCCCCCTCTAATTCACCACCCGCGTATTTATACTTTAGACGTATTTTAATGAAGCTTTTTTACCGTCTGCCCTTAGTCATATGTTTGAGCCTGATTTGGTTTGGACAGAACGCCACTGCACAAAACAAACCTACCGTTGAGCCAAACTTACTGGTCTTCAAACTAAAAGCCCCCGCCACTGCTGCCGCTCAAGCAAAGACTGCCCAAAGTGGATTGGATCATATCTTAAAGCAGGTGGCTTTGACGTCTGTGCAGCGCAAATTCCCGAAGGCCGCTGCTGCCCAAGCTAAATCTGCCTCCAAGAAGCTAGTGGACCTTTCTCTTATTTATGAGCTGAAATACAAACCGGGACAATCTTTTGAGCAGGTAAAAAAGCAGCTGCTTGCCTCTGGACAGGTAGAGTATGTGGAACCGCTTTATAACTACGCACCGCTGTACACGCCCAATGACCCTCAAGCCAACCCTACTACGGGCGGTCAAAGAACATATCTAACTAAAATTAAGGCTTATGACGCTTGGGACATCACCAAAGGCGACAGCAATGTAGTCATTGGGATTCTGGACACAGGTGTACGGCTGACCCAAGAAGACCTGGTAGGCAATATCAAATACAACTACGCAGACCCCATTGACGGGATTGACAATGACAATGACGGATTCATTGACAACTTTAGAGGTTGGGATATGGCCGACAATGACAACAATCCCTCCTCAGATGCCAATGGTCATGGCACCAATGTGGCTGCTATTGCCTCTGCGCAGGCAGACAATGGCAAAGGCATGGCGGGCGTTGGCTTTAAATGCAAGTTCCTACCTATTAAAATCTATGCCTCTGGGACATTAGGTTCTTTTAAGGGCTATGATGCCATTGTCTATGCAGCAGACCATGGCTGTAAAGTGATTAACCTTTCTTGGGGCGGTCCGGGCTCCCCTTCAGACTTTGAGCAGGACATCATCAACTATGCGGCCATCAATAAAAACGTGGTGATTGTAGCTGCCGCAGGCAATACCAACGAGGAGTTGGACTTTTATCCCGCCTCTTACCAGAATGTATTGTCTGTTGCCGCCTTAGATGCGAATGACGTGAAAGGCAGTAGCCATACCTTCAGTCATACTGTAGACATAGGGGCACTGGGCGTGGGCGTACTAACTGCTCGTGATGAAAATAACAACAGCTATGCTCAAGGGAGTGGTTCTTCTATGGCTACTCCAATAGTTGCTGGCGCGGCTGGTCTTCTTAGGAGCCATTATCCGCAAATGACCGCCCTGCAGATTGCAGAGCAGTTACGGGTGACCGCAGATGACATTTACCTTATAGAAGCCAATGAGCCTTATATTGAGAAGCTGGGCAAAGGTCGGTTGAACATTCACAGAGCTTTGCGGGAGACAGACGCCAAATCAGCCAGGGCGACTGCGTGGCAGATTGGTAAGTCTGGCGTTATGTACCCCGGGGAGCCTACTGAGGTAACCGTGTCCTTCACAAATTTCCTGGCGCCTACTTCAGCCCTGTCCGTGTACATAAGTTCCAGCAGCCCCTACATTCAAATCATAAAAGATGAGTACGTAGCCGGAAGCCAAGGAACGCTAGCCACTTTCAACAACAACTCGGTTCCATTTATCATAAAAGCGACCAGCGACGCACCCATCAATACAGAAGTGCTGCTTCGTTTAAGCTTCCAGGACGGTAATTACACAGACTACCAGTATTTTAAGGTATTAGTCAACCCTGACTATATTACCACTGATGTAAACAACCTAAAGGCATCCATTTTAAGCCGGGGCAACATTGGCTATGATGGACAAAACTTTAAAGTTGGAGCTGGTGTCAAATACAAGACTGATACACCTTTACTATTTGAAGGCGGTTTGTTGGTTGGCTATTCTTCTACGCTGGTGTCTGATAACGTCCGGAATGAGAAAGGAACCACGGATTTTGATTTTTACGCAGTTTCTAGTCTTCAACGCAGACCCTCTTCTCCTATCGCGGATTTTTCTGCCAACAACTTACTGGAGGACTCTTTGAATGCGCGTAAACCTATGAGCATGCGCATCAGGCAGAACGTATTTGCCTGGAAAGATGCCCCAAACCAAGACTTTGTGGTACTGGAATACATGCTCACCAATAGAACGCAACAGACCTTGCCTAAGACCTACGCAGGTATCTTCGCGGATTGGGACTTGCAGACGGCGACTAGAAACGTAGCAGAGTATAACCCTGAAATGAAAATGGGTTTGGCGTACCCTAAGGCAAACGGAAACATCTTCATGGGTATTCAATTGCTAACAAAAGGCGCACCCGGATTCTATGCCTTTGACAACAACGGCGCTCCTTCTGGCACAATCATCATTGAAGACGGTTTTACGACGGCAGAGAAATACAAAGCCTTGTCAGGGGGCATTCAACGCGAGGCGGCTGGCCTTACAGATACCAATGGGAAAGACATTTCCTTTTTGATATCATCTGCGGTTAAAGAACTGTGGCCTGCACAATCAGACACCGTGGCGTTTGCGTTGGTGGCCGGAAACACAAAAGAAGCCTTACTTGCCAATGCCGCCGCCGCGTTAAAGAAATACCAGGAGTTGCTAGCCACCAGAACCATTACGGCCAGCCCAGAGGAACTAACTAAGAACGGCATACTGGTGTTCCCGAACCCGTCCACCGGGAAAGTGACCATCTCCTTTCCGGTAAAGGCCGCTAGACAAAGTACCTTGGTACAAATCATTGACAACCAAGGCAAAGCCATATTTACTCAGTCTACGACCAATTCAGAACAATTAGATGTAAACCTTAGTCATTTAGCAAAAGGCCTATATATCCTAAGGATCACCAGCGGCAAGGAAGTAACCATCAAAAAGCTGATTTTAACCCATTAAGCTGAGTTTTAGCCTTACCTGAATTTTGACGGCCAAATGCTTTAAGATTGAAAAGTAAAAATCTTATAATATCGTTTTTGGCCTGATTTCTGGAAATCAGGCCAAAAACGGCAAAAAGAAAGGGCAGCCAAATGGCTGCCCTTTCTTTTATGTATTCAACTTCAAGCTTATGCTTGGTGCTGCTGCAAACGAATCAAGTTCAAGGCAGAACCCGCTTTGAACCACTCAATCTGACCTTCATTGTAGGTATGGTTCGCCTCAATGATGTCACATGAGCCGTCGCTGTGCGTCAATTTAACTTTCAAAGGAACACCCGGCGCAAAGCTGGTCAAACCAATGATGTCAATCACGTCATCTTCCTGGATCCGGTCATAGTCACCTTTGTTCGCGAAGGTCAAGGCCAACATACCTTGTTTCTTCAAGTTAGTCTCATGAATACGAGCGAACGACTTCACCAATACCACTTGCACACCCAAGAAACGAGGCTCCATGGCCGCGTGCTCTCTAGAAGAACCTTCACCGTAGTTTTCATCACCCACTACCACTGACCCAATGCCAGCAGCTTTGTAAGTACGGGCTACCTTAGGAACCTCATCATACCCACCACCGCGTACCAACTGGCTCTTTACGCTGTTGGCTTCGCCGTTAAAGGCATTGATCGCGCCAATCAACATGTTGTTGGAGATGTTATCCAAGTGACCGCGGTATTTCAACCATGGACCCGCCATAGAGATATGGTCAGTAGTACACTTGCCTTGTGCTTTGAT contains the following coding sequences:
- the paaN gene encoding phenylacetic acid degradation protein PaaN, whose amino-acid sequence is MKEPISQDIKELGGLTEQHRQVLERAIQALHERTFFSQYPEHPSPAVYGEGADQAGLEKFQSHLGKPFEELQQADAQGWAGQEESPYEQENLGITYPTFSVETLISRGQEAFHIWRKLSPLERASILIESLERMKGRFFEIAHATMHTTGQAFMMSFQASGPHAADRALEAIAAGYEEQTRFPEHQVWEKPMGKFNLKLNKSWKAVPKGLGLVVGCSTFPTWNTVPGMYASLVTGNPVIVKPHPKGVLPIAIVIAELQKVLAEYGLDPNICQLAVDPDDRLITKELAEHPAIKLIDYTGGTTFGNYLEDLKGKTVFTEKAGVNSIILDSVEDLDKVVQNLAFSLTLYSGQMCTAPQNFFIPANGITVAGEQVSYEEVVNKLAEAVKGLVNNPKAGPHVLGAIQNQLTQQRVKDLENGHGRSVLTTCEVANPAFAKARICSPVIYEVEASEKELYSQELFGPIAVIIKTKDTQESIHLAQEMAMQHGAISCGAYTTNPEVKEEIMDLMGLAGTPVSFNLTGGIYVNQNASFSDFHVTGGNPAGNASFTNPEFVIKRFTWVGFREPAAH
- a CDS encoding response regulator; translated protein: MNKYRRVFLIDDDEIHNFLCESVIRNHQFAEEVYSFLWAEEALKALSKIVEEAPENFPEIIFLDINMPGMDGWEFIEEYRKLPKELTEKSNLFVLSSAVDKKDITYARSLSEVRDFFSKPLTTEILEIISEVYAQE
- a CDS encoding S8/S53 family peptidase, with product MKLFYRLPLVICLSLIWFGQNATAQNKPTVEPNLLVFKLKAPATAAAQAKTAQSGLDHILKQVALTSVQRKFPKAAAAQAKSASKKLVDLSLIYELKYKPGQSFEQVKKQLLASGQVEYVEPLYNYAPLYTPNDPQANPTTGGQRTYLTKIKAYDAWDITKGDSNVVIGILDTGVRLTQEDLVGNIKYNYADPIDGIDNDNDGFIDNFRGWDMADNDNNPSSDANGHGTNVAAIASAQADNGKGMAGVGFKCKFLPIKIYASGTLGSFKGYDAIVYAADHGCKVINLSWGGPGSPSDFEQDIINYAAINKNVVIVAAAGNTNEELDFYPASYQNVLSVAALDANDVKGSSHTFSHTVDIGALGVGVLTARDENNNSYAQGSGSSMATPIVAGAAGLLRSHYPQMTALQIAEQLRVTADDIYLIEANEPYIEKLGKGRLNIHRALRETDAKSARATAWQIGKSGVMYPGEPTEVTVSFTNFLAPTSALSVYISSSSPYIQIIKDEYVAGSQGTLATFNNNSVPFIIKATSDAPINTEVLLRLSFQDGNYTDYQYFKVLVNPDYITTDVNNLKASILSRGNIGYDGQNFKVGAGVKYKTDTPLLFEGGLLVGYSSTLVSDNVRNEKGTTDFDFYAVSSLQRRPSSPIADFSANNLLEDSLNARKPMSMRIRQNVFAWKDAPNQDFVVLEYMLTNRTQQTLPKTYAGIFADWDLQTATRNVAEYNPEMKMGLAYPKANGNIFMGIQLLTKGAPGFYAFDNNGAPSGTIIIEDGFTTAEKYKALSGGIQREAAGLTDTNGKDISFLISSAVKELWPAQSDTVAFALVAGNTKEALLANAAAALKKYQELLATRTITASPEELTKNGILVFPNPSTGKVTISFPVKAARQSTLVQIIDNQGKAIFTQSTTNSEQLDVNLSHLAKGLYILRITSGKEVTIKKLILTH
- a CDS encoding PAS domain S-box protein, whose translation is MWVFDTETYRFLMVNHAAIDLYGYSEQEFLQMTIRDIRPKEHVPILDNVLSQGRSAFNKAGDWVHITKDGRLLNVEIASHTLPEHEGKGRRLVVIYDISARKAAEKQLQAAESLAQSILKNIEEIVFSMNENLEITYISPQCEENLGYTPQQFYADKHLWFKIIHPHDRHIIEGVQPLIESGQKQFQLEVRGRTTHKGIRWQLIQCVATLDQAGKLVRMDGSVIDITKRKTAEHKLQFSDFSVERAAEAFLWTKSDGSIMRANTAACHLLGYTKDELLTLSILEVDVQFKEEVWKSQKGDQSQVHETVFKDKAGKHFPVEIHINHFLFEGDSYCFTSVKNISARKQAEAERTSLIEETVRQNEHLQQFAYIVSHNLRAPVANIVGLTSLYNREDLQDPINPVLINKLERTTKKLDTTIKDLNEILTIRSQTDKVLEPVDLRQVLLDVRDSLASQLAVGNASFDSDFSQGKVAYGVKGYVHSILLNLILNAIKYRSLDRNLNINIKTVLSDGYLCLMLQDNGLGIDLTRQQHKIFGLYRRFHPHIEGKGLGLHMTKTQIESIGGWIDVESKVDQGSTFKVYFQAYPRNEQIPSGFSNR